Proteins encoded in a region of the Hippocampus zosterae strain Florida chromosome 11, ASM2543408v3, whole genome shotgun sequence genome:
- the si:dkey-174i8.1 gene encoding arylsulfatase I, with the protein MKRSVCCLFLLVICFHGCRGNPPVPHLIFIMADDQGYGDVGYHGSDIRTPVLDQLAAEGVKLDNYYVQPICSPSRSQLMTGRYQIHTGLQHSIIRPRQPLCLPQDVPTLPERLSEAGYATHMVGKWHLGFCRPGCLPTGRGFRSFLGTLTGSGDHFSYQSCDNAEACGFDLHDGDTPAWDMAGNYSTLLYVERVKQILRSHDSGTPLFLYLSLQAAHTPLQAPDHFLDMYSFQGNRIRRHYAAMLSCLDHGVGQVVDQLKASGLYENSVVIYSSDNGGQPLSGGSNWPLRGGKGTYWEGGVRAVGFVHSPLLKTKGVVSKALIHVSDWYPTLLSLAGAPERQRGLDGHDVWGAISEGLPSPRTEILFNIDPVSRKPGEPYDQALGLNGFGIWDTAVRAAIRAGDWKLLTGNVGDGDWTPPQAFADGPERWQGLEKRRNQVGKSVWLFNVSSDPYERCDMAGSRPEIVKHLLTRLAEYNRTAVEPRNPPDDPMADPDLHGGVWGPWLGLEGQEGQDGDWPGRKRRGTRVKQCKLCKLRALFKNVRSRLQKNAVFF; encoded by the exons ATGAAGAGAAGCGTCTGCTGTCTGTTTCTCCTGGTGATCTGCTTCCACGGCTGCCGGGGCAATCCCCCGGTGCCGCATCTGATCTTCATCATGGCTGACGACCAGGGCTACGGCGACGTCGGCTACCACGGCTCGGACATCCGCACGCCCGTGTTGGATCAGCTGGCGGCAGAGGGGGTGAAATTGGACAATTATTACGTTCAGCCCATCTGCTCGCCCTCTCGTAGTCAACTCATGACAGGACG CTACCAAATTCACACCGGCTTGCAGCATTCAATCATCCGTCCACGTCAACCCCTCTGCCTCCCCCAGGACGTCCCCACCCTGCCCGAGCGACTGTCGGAGGCGGGTTACGCCACGCACATGGTGGGGAAATGGCACCTAGGCTTCTGCAGGCCCGGTTGCTTGCCCACAGGACGAGGCTTCCGCAGCTTCTTGGGGACGCTCACCGGGAGCGGAGACCACTTCTCGTATCAGAGCTGCGATAATGCCGAAGCTTGTGGATTTGACCTGCATGACGGCGATACGCCGGCGTGGGACATGGCGGGGAATTATTCCACTCTGCTTTACGTTGAGAG AGTGAAGCAGATCCTGAGAAGTCACGACTCAGGCACGCCTCTCTTCCTCTACCTTTCCCTCCAAGCCGCCCACACACCACTACAGGCACCCGACCACTTCCTGGATATGTACTCGTTCCAGGGCAATCGCATCCGGCGTCACTACGCGGCAATGCTCAGTTGCCTGGACCACGGCGTCGGTCAAGTCGTCGACCAGCTAAAGGCGAGCGGTCTTTATGAAAACTCGGTTGTGATTTACTCGTCAGATAACGGAGGGCAGCCTCTTTCCGGGGGAAGCAACTGGCCGCTTCGGGGCGGCAAAGGGACGTACTGGGAGGGGGGCGTCCGGGCGGTGGGCTTCGTCCACAGTCCCCTCCTGAAGACCAAGGGCGTGGTCAGCAAAGCGCTCATCCACGTCTCCGATTGGTACCCCACCTTGCTGTCCCTGGCCGGCGCCCCGGAGCGCCAGCGGGGCCTGGACGGTCACGACGTTTGGGGCGCCATCAGCGAGGGGCTCCCCTCCCCTCGCACGGAAATCCTCTTCAACATCGACCCGGTCTCCAGGAAACCCGGGGAGCCCTATGACCAGGCCTTGGGACTCAACGGCTTCGGGATCTGGGACACGGCGGTGAGAGCAGCGATCCGCGCCGGGGATTGGAAGCTTCTGACGGGAAACGTGGGAGACGGCGACTGGACACCCCCGCAGGCCTTCGCCGACGGTCCGGAGCGCTGGCAGGGGCTTGAGAAACGCCGCAACCAGGTGGGCAAGTCGGTATGGCTGTTCAACGTCTCCTCTGACCCTTATGAGAGGTGCGACATGGCCGGATCGCGGCCGGAGATCGTCAAGCATCTCCTGACCAGGCTAGCGGAGTACAACCGCACCGCCGTGGAGCCGAGAAACCCACCCGACGACCCCATGGCGGACCCCGACCTGCACGGTGGAGTGTGGGGACCCTGGTTGGGACTGGAGGGTCAAGAGGGACAAGACGGAGATTGGCCTGGCAGGAAACGCAGGGGGACACGAGTGAAGCAATGCAAGTTGTGCAAATTAAGAGCGCTGTTTAAAAATGTGAGGTCGCGTCTGCAGAAGAACGCCGTGTTCTTCTGA